One stretch of Caldinitratiruptor microaerophilus DNA includes these proteins:
- a CDS encoding glycosyltransferase encodes MSPLSAPARPRLRDPHLPEAGRSAPVLPAPRLEHLRRMTDDTGLIQHALGPVPNRKLGYTTDDNARALLVALLAWQQGDLGARVLADTYLAFLAYAQEPDGSFHNLFAYDRRPLEEEPSEDCQGRALWALAAAARAWGGTPAGTVAARLFDRGLDAFARPVQPRGQAQLILAGATLLDPEGGPSLTDTPPALPESVLQRVRSALILAATDLVLRYRHESGEGWHWFEPVMTYDCALLPAALFWAYRVTGAGEYLQVARESLEFFAGATVRNGTFWPVGNRGWFPRGGQPAEFDQQPLEAAALAVAAVAAQRATGQKGWRELGLIAGEWFLGRNALGVPLYDPRTGGCRDGLSPDGVNENQGAESTLAFLLTRLILESERERWAMEVRGA; translated from the coding sequence ATGTCCCCTCTCTCCGCTCCCGCTAGGCCGCGGCTCCGGGATCCGCACCTGCCGGAGGCGGGCCGGTCCGCGCCGGTTCTCCCGGCGCCCCGCCTCGAGCACCTGCGGCGCATGACCGACGACACGGGTCTCATCCAGCACGCGCTGGGTCCCGTGCCCAACCGAAAGCTCGGCTACACCACGGACGACAACGCGCGGGCTCTCCTGGTGGCCCTCCTCGCCTGGCAGCAGGGCGACCTGGGAGCCCGGGTCCTCGCCGACACCTACCTGGCCTTCCTGGCCTACGCGCAGGAGCCGGACGGTTCCTTCCACAACCTCTTCGCCTACGACCGACGGCCGCTCGAGGAGGAACCCTCGGAGGACTGCCAGGGCCGGGCCCTGTGGGCCCTGGCGGCGGCCGCCCGGGCGTGGGGCGGCACCCCGGCCGGCACGGTCGCCGCCCGGCTGTTCGACCGGGGGCTCGACGCCTTCGCCCGCCCGGTGCAGCCGCGGGGGCAGGCGCAGCTGATCCTGGCCGGAGCCACCCTGCTCGACCCCGAAGGCGGGCCGTCCCTGACCGATACCCCGCCGGCCCTGCCGGAGAGCGTCCTGCAGCGGGTCCGCAGCGCCTTGATCCTGGCGGCCACGGATCTCGTCCTCCGGTACCGGCACGAGAGCGGGGAGGGCTGGCACTGGTTCGAGCCGGTGATGACCTACGACTGCGCCCTCCTGCCGGCGGCTCTCTTCTGGGCCTACCGGGTGACCGGCGCCGGCGAGTACCTGCAGGTGGCGCGGGAGAGCCTGGAGTTCTTCGCCGGCGCCACCGTGCGCAACGGGACGTTCTGGCCGGTCGGCAACCGGGGCTGGTTCCCCCGGGGCGGCCAGCCGGCCGAGTTCGACCAGCAGCCTCTCGAGGCGGCCGCCCTGGCGGTCGCCGCCGTCGCCGCCCAGCGCGCGACCGGGCAGAAGGGCTGGCGGGAACTGGGGCTCATCGCCGGCGAATGGTTTCTCGGCCGCAACGCCCTCGGGGTGCCGCTGTATGACCCCCGCACCGGGGGGTGCCGGGACGGGCTCTCGCCCGACGGCGTGAACGAGAACCAGGGTGCGGAGTCGACCCTGGCCTTCCTGCTGACACGGCTGATCCTGGAGAGCGAGCGGGAGCGCTGGGCCATGGAGGTGCGGGGCGCGTGA
- a CDS encoding DsbA family protein, with the protein MGKRRNPAQPPGRGTARRRSGISGGAMAAVAAVAALAVLLAIWFGTGPAPDAPAGGSGGPAGTTAGDTAGVPARSGGRTVGRADAPVVVEMYSDFQCPHCATAAREVVPPLLREYADAGQVRFVARYFPILGPGSTLAAEAAACADRQGRFWAYHDELFRRGESGDRSAFTLSGLHEIAGDLGLDGARFRSCLENHETRGEVQADYDQGTRLGVRATPTFLINGVKIEGALPYAEIKRLVDVALKEKR; encoded by the coding sequence ATGGGGAAGAGGCGAAATCCGGCGCAGCCGCCGGGGCGCGGGACGGCGCGCCGGCGCAGCGGGATCTCCGGGGGCGCCATGGCCGCCGTCGCGGCCGTCGCCGCCCTGGCGGTGTTGCTCGCCATCTGGTTCGGCACGGGACCGGCTCCGGACGCGCCGGCCGGAGGCAGCGGCGGCCCGGCCGGCACGACCGCCGGTGACACCGCTGGTGTGCCGGCCCGGAGCGGCGGCCGGACGGTGGGCAGGGCCGACGCGCCGGTGGTCGTGGAGATGTACTCCGACTTCCAGTGCCCCCACTGCGCGACGGCCGCCCGCGAGGTGGTCCCGCCGCTGCTGAGGGAGTACGCCGACGCCGGGCAGGTACGGTTCGTCGCCCGGTACTTCCCCATCCTCGGCCCTGGCTCGACGCTGGCGGCGGAGGCAGCGGCGTGCGCCGACCGGCAGGGCCGGTTCTGGGCGTACCACGACGAGCTGTTCCGCCGCGGCGAGAGCGGCGATCGCAGTGCGTTCACGCTGTCCGGCCTGCACGAGATCGCCGGAGACCTGGGGCTCGACGGAGCGCGTTTCCGGAGCTGCCTCGAGAACCACGAGACCCGCGGCGAGGTCCAGGCCGACTACGACCAGGGCACACGGCTCGGCGTGCGGGCCACCCCGACGTTCCTGATCAACGGGGTGAAGATCGAGGGGGCCCTGCCGTACGCGGAGATCAAGCGCCTGGTCGACGTGGCCCTGAAGGAGAAGCGCTGA
- a CDS encoding ABC transporter ATP-binding protein — protein MTTPALALRGLTKAFGGLVAVDGLDMAVRPGEVHGLIGPNGSGKSTTLNLISGLLRPTRGQVLLEGRDVTGQGAAARVRLGIARTFQNIRLFRHLTVLDNVLAATYPRTRAGLLAVLARTPAMRSEEEAARRRSLELLDLVGLGRRAADLPGDLPYAQQRLVEIARALATGPRVLLLDEPAAGMNPAEKQELLALIRRLNREFGLTVVLVEHDMSLVMQACDRITVLNFGSRVAEGTPQEVRRHPEVVRAYLGTRFADPAAREARSGA, from the coding sequence ATGACCACCCCGGCCCTCGCCCTCCGCGGGCTCACGAAGGCGTTCGGCGGCCTCGTCGCGGTCGACGGCCTCGACATGGCGGTCCGGCCCGGCGAGGTCCACGGCCTCATCGGCCCCAACGGCTCGGGCAAGTCCACGACCTTGAACCTGATCTCGGGGCTCCTGCGCCCGACCCGCGGGCAGGTGCTCCTGGAGGGCCGGGACGTGACCGGCCAGGGCGCCGCCGCCCGGGTGCGCCTGGGCATCGCCCGCACGTTCCAGAACATCCGCCTGTTCCGCCACCTGACGGTGCTCGACAACGTGCTCGCCGCCACCTACCCCCGCACGCGGGCCGGTCTCCTCGCCGTCCTCGCCCGGACGCCGGCGATGCGCAGCGAGGAGGAGGCCGCCCGCCGTAGGTCCCTCGAACTGCTCGACCTCGTGGGCCTCGGCCGGCGCGCCGCCGACCTGCCGGGCGACCTCCCCTACGCGCAGCAGCGGCTGGTCGAGATCGCCCGGGCGCTGGCGACCGGACCCCGGGTGCTCCTCCTCGACGAGCCGGCCGCGGGCATGAACCCCGCCGAGAAGCAGGAGCTCCTGGCCCTCATCCGCCGGCTGAACCGGGAGTTCGGGCTGACCGTCGTGCTGGTCGAGCACGACATGAGCCTCGTCATGCAGGCGTGCGACCGGATCACGGTCCTCAACTTCGGCTCCCGGGTCGCCGAAGGGACCCCCCAGGAGGTCCGGCGCCACCCCGAGGTCGTGCGCGCCTACCTGGGCACTCGCTTTGCCGACCCGGCCGCAAGGGAGGCCCGGAGCGGTGCTTGA
- a CDS encoding nucleotidyltransferase family protein, protein MQVKAVLLAGGLGTRLHPLTEHLPKPMVPVLGRPWLERLLEDLAKQRVTEAVCALRHEPEAIMDRIGDGESLGLPVRYRIEPAPLGTGGAIRYAAQGIGETFLVFNADVAHQFDLKKLVDFHRERRALVTIGLVALEDVSGYGVVERDDAGRVLRFVEKPEPGEVRSPFVNAGVYVFEPAALEYIPEGREVSVERETFPALLAAGEPVYATVLDGYWSDLGTRERYLRVHRDILAGRWPLPEVGLQPARDRVWQDPSARVHPEAELVPPVWLGPRSVVESGAVVGPWVVLGPGSRIGAGARVQDAVLWEGARVGPGAQLESSVLGRGASVPGGVRCWECLVAPSPATAGR, encoded by the coding sequence GTGCAGGTGAAAGCGGTTCTGCTGGCCGGCGGCCTCGGGACACGGCTGCATCCCCTCACCGAACACCTCCCCAAGCCCATGGTTCCCGTGCTGGGAAGGCCCTGGCTGGAGCGCCTCCTGGAGGACCTGGCGAAGCAGCGGGTGACCGAGGCCGTCTGCGCCCTCCGGCACGAGCCGGAGGCCATCATGGATCGAATCGGCGACGGCGAGTCCCTCGGGCTGCCGGTGCGGTACCGGATCGAGCCGGCACCCCTCGGCACCGGCGGTGCCATCCGGTACGCGGCGCAAGGCATCGGGGAAACTTTCCTCGTGTTCAACGCGGACGTGGCCCACCAGTTCGACCTGAAAAAGCTGGTGGATTTCCATCGTGAGCGCAGGGCGCTCGTGACCATCGGTCTCGTCGCCCTGGAGGACGTTTCGGGCTACGGCGTCGTGGAGCGAGACGACGCCGGTCGGGTGCTCCGCTTCGTGGAGAAGCCCGAGCCCGGCGAGGTGCGAAGCCCCTTCGTCAACGCCGGCGTCTACGTGTTCGAGCCCGCCGCGCTCGAGTACATCCCCGAAGGCAGGGAAGTATCCGTCGAGCGGGAGACCTTCCCCGCGCTGCTGGCTGCGGGCGAGCCGGTGTATGCGACCGTCCTCGACGGATACTGGTCGGATCTCGGAACCAGGGAACGCTACCTCCGGGTGCATCGCGACATCCTCGCGGGACGCTGGCCGCTCCCGGAGGTGGGCCTGCAACCCGCCCGGGATCGGGTCTGGCAGGATCCCAGCGCCCGTGTTCACCCGGAGGCGGAGCTCGTCCCCCCCGTCTGGCTGGGGCCCCGGAGTGTCGTCGAGTCCGGCGCCGTGGTCGGCCCGTGGGTGGTCCTCGGGCCGGGCAGCCGCATCGGCGCCGGCGCCCGGGTGCAGGATGCCGTGCTCTGGGAAGGGGCGCGCGTGGGCCCCGGCGCTCAGCTGGAGAGTTCGGTCCTCGGCCGCGGGGCCTCCGTCCCCGGCGGGGTCCGGTGCTGGGAGTGCCTGGTTGCCCCCTCCCCGGCCACGGCGGGGAGGTGA
- a CDS encoding glycosyltransferase family 4 protein, whose protein sequence is MKLAIVSTWPPRRCGLASFAAWLRAGLSDARHGPLPVVAVSKRPGEFPYGPEVIFEIVQEDPESYREAARLLNQAAVDAVLLQHEYGIYGGQDGRMVLELASELEVPLITTAHTVRSEPTPGQREVLSRLAYRSERVVVMARRAVTLMESVYGVPASKTVPIPHGVPAPPPARRVRELRRTLGARGRVLLMTLGLLGPGKGIELALEAVALARKKCPEILYLVIGATHPGELAYRGEAYREALVRRTEALGLEEHVRFINRYLDEDEVLAHMAAADIYITPYPGREQISSGTLAFAVGLGRPVISTPYAYAEELLSRGAGVLVPFGDAEAMARAIEELATDPSLREAVSERAARVGATMGWPRVARQYAALVAGLQETRTAHVEVKADVPSLRSR, encoded by the coding sequence TTGAAGCTCGCGATCGTCTCGACGTGGCCCCCGCGCCGCTGCGGCCTTGCCTCGTTCGCGGCCTGGCTGCGCGCCGGGCTGTCCGACGCCCGCCACGGGCCCCTGCCCGTGGTGGCGGTCTCGAAGCGGCCGGGCGAGTTCCCTTACGGCCCCGAGGTGATCTTCGAGATCGTTCAGGAGGATCCGGAGAGCTACCGTGAGGCCGCGCGCCTGCTGAACCAGGCCGCCGTCGATGCCGTGCTGCTCCAGCACGAGTACGGGATCTACGGCGGCCAGGACGGGCGCATGGTGCTCGAGCTGGCATCCGAGCTGGAGGTCCCCCTCATCACCACTGCCCACACGGTGCGGTCGGAGCCGACCCCGGGCCAGCGGGAGGTCCTCTCCCGGCTCGCGTACCGTTCCGAGCGGGTCGTGGTGATGGCCCGGCGGGCCGTGACCCTGATGGAGTCGGTGTACGGGGTGCCGGCGAGCAAGACCGTCCCGATCCCCCACGGCGTGCCCGCCCCCCCACCGGCCCGGCGGGTGCGCGAGCTGCGGCGAACCCTCGGCGCCCGGGGGCGCGTGCTCCTCATGACCCTGGGCCTCCTGGGCCCGGGCAAGGGAATCGAACTCGCCCTGGAGGCCGTGGCGCTTGCCCGGAAGAAGTGCCCCGAGATCCTCTACCTGGTCATCGGCGCCACCCACCCGGGTGAACTCGCCTACCGGGGCGAGGCGTACCGCGAAGCGCTCGTGCGCCGGACCGAAGCCCTGGGCCTCGAGGAGCACGTCCGCTTCATCAACCGGTATCTCGACGAGGACGAGGTCCTGGCCCACATGGCGGCGGCGGACATCTACATCACCCCATACCCGGGGCGTGAGCAGATCTCCAGCGGCACGCTGGCCTTCGCCGTCGGCCTGGGGCGCCCCGTGATCTCGACGCCGTACGCCTATGCCGAGGAACTCCTGAGCCGCGGCGCGGGGGTTCTCGTCCCCTTCGGCGATGCGGAGGCCATGGCCCGGGCCATCGAAGAGCTCGCGACGGATCCGTCCCTGCGCGAGGCGGTTTCGGAGCGTGCCGCGCGGGTGGGCGCGACCATGGGGTGGCCGCGCGTCGCCCGCCAGTACGCAGCCCTGGTGGCGGGGCTCCAGGAAACCCGGACTGCGCACGTGGAGGTGAAGGCCGATGTCCCCTCTCTCCGCTCCCGCTAG
- a CDS encoding DUF2249 domain-containing protein, with protein MSQDGAKVLDVRQVPPFQRHPLIFQTFESLGAGEAMVLVNDHDPKPLYYQFAAERAGRFEWEYLEQGPEVWRVQIRRK; from the coding sequence ATGAGCCAGGACGGTGCCAAGGTCCTCGACGTCCGGCAGGTCCCGCCCTTCCAGCGGCATCCGCTGATCTTCCAGACCTTCGAGAGCCTGGGCGCGGGCGAGGCCATGGTCCTCGTGAACGACCACGACCCCAAGCCTCTCTACTACCAGTTCGCTGCCGAGCGCGCGGGGCGGTTCGAGTGGGAGTACCTGGAGCAGGGCCCCGAGGTCTGGCGGGTGCAGATCCGCCGCAAGTAG
- a CDS encoding methylenetetrahydrofolate reductase: MARLLHRLQQREFTVTVEVDPPRGPDPAEAVAFVRLFADRVDAVNVADCPMASVRMSPITLAHLLQRDLQVECIFHLTCRDRNLIGLQAELLGAAGLGVRNILALRGDDPERGDQPDAAGVFQCDAAGLVAIAANLNRGYTVAGRELGGRTGFAIGVATSPASDDPAREVDRLLAKVEAGAHFAQTQPVYDPAVVERFQEHLARRGLENFPILYGIMPLKSYRNALYLARNVPGVRIPPRVLERMERGDRDEGVRIAAEVIAAIAPRVHGVHLFPMNSARLVLGLLDRMEEMGLRRSHPALRAAVGGATA; the protein is encoded by the coding sequence GTGGCGCGGCTCCTGCACAGGCTGCAGCAGCGCGAGTTCACGGTGACCGTGGAGGTGGACCCGCCAAGGGGTCCCGACCCGGCCGAGGCAGTGGCGTTCGTCCGGCTCTTCGCGGACCGGGTGGACGCCGTCAACGTGGCAGATTGCCCCATGGCCAGCGTTCGCATGAGCCCCATCACCCTGGCGCACCTCCTCCAGCGCGACCTGCAGGTGGAATGCATCTTCCACCTCACCTGCCGGGACCGCAACCTGATCGGGCTGCAGGCGGAGCTCCTGGGGGCCGCGGGGCTGGGCGTGCGCAACATCCTCGCCCTGCGCGGGGACGACCCGGAGCGGGGTGACCAGCCGGACGCCGCCGGCGTGTTCCAGTGCGACGCCGCCGGGCTGGTCGCGATCGCCGCGAACCTCAACCGGGGGTACACGGTGGCGGGCCGGGAGCTCGGGGGTCGCACGGGCTTCGCGATCGGGGTCGCCACGAGCCCGGCCTCCGACGACCCCGCCCGCGAGGTCGACCGCCTGCTGGCCAAGGTGGAGGCAGGCGCCCACTTCGCCCAGACCCAGCCCGTCTACGACCCTGCCGTGGTGGAACGCTTCCAGGAGCACCTGGCCCGGCGCGGGCTCGAGAACTTCCCCATCCTGTACGGCATCATGCCGCTGAAGAGCTACCGGAACGCCCTGTACCTGGCCCGGAACGTCCCCGGGGTCCGGATCCCGCCCCGGGTGCTCGAGCGGATGGAGCGCGGCGACCGGGACGAGGGCGTCCGGATCGCCGCCGAGGTGATCGCGGCGATCGCGCCCCGGGTCCACGGCGTGCACCTGTTCCCGATGAACTCGGCCCGCCTGGTGCTCGGCCTGCTGGACCGGATGGAGGAGATGGGCCTGCGCCGCAGCCACCCGGCGCTGCGGGCAGCGGTCGGGGGGGCCACCGCGTGA
- a CDS encoding PrkA family serine protein kinase, with protein MDLRERLEQHRAEERKLQWEGTFLEYFDIVRQNPHVADLAHARIYRMIASAGVETGEDNVRRYKFFENDLFGLEKPLEQLVEYFASAAKRLEVRKRILLLMGPVGGGKSTIVTLLKRGMERFSRTDEGAVYAIKGCPMHEEPLHLVPDALRPEIEREYGIYIEGDLCPYCRQMLQDKYDGRIEDVIVQRIVFSEKNRVGIGTFSPSDPKSQDISELTGSVDLSTIGQYGSESDPRAYRFDGELNIANRGLMEFIEMLKSDEKFLYGLLTLSQEQSIKTGRFAMIYADECIISHTNENEYNAFVNNKKNEALKDRIILIRVPYNLRVDDEVKIYEKLLRESGVRGVHIAPYTLKVASIFAILTRLEPSKKAGMSLMKKLKLYNGESVEGFTRKDIKELQEEAVREGMIGISPRYVINRLSAALADDDVRCLGPLDALRALKDGFEQHTGITREEKEQYLNFIYEARKEYDEIAKNEVQRAFVYSFEEQAKATWEAYLDNVEAFVNKQKITDPITGEEVDPDEKLMRSIEEQIGVTENAKKAFREEILIRISTLARKGQKFDYTSHERLKEAIEKKLFADLKNVVKMLTSTKTPDPEQQEKINEVTNRLIEKHGYCQVCANELLRYVGTLLSR; from the coding sequence ATGGACCTCAGAGAACGGCTGGAGCAGCACCGGGCAGAGGAAAGAAAGCTCCAGTGGGAAGGTACGTTCCTGGAATACTTCGACATCGTCCGCCAGAACCCGCACGTCGCCGACCTGGCCCACGCGCGCATCTACCGGATGATCGCCTCCGCCGGGGTCGAGACCGGGGAGGACAACGTCCGCCGGTACAAGTTCTTCGAGAACGATCTGTTCGGGCTGGAGAAGCCGCTCGAACAGCTGGTGGAGTACTTCGCTTCGGCCGCCAAGCGCCTGGAGGTGCGCAAGCGGATCCTGCTCCTGATGGGTCCGGTCGGGGGCGGCAAGTCCACGATCGTGACCCTCCTCAAGCGCGGGATGGAGCGGTTCTCCCGTACCGACGAGGGCGCCGTGTACGCGATCAAGGGGTGCCCGATGCACGAGGAGCCCCTCCATCTGGTCCCGGATGCGCTGCGTCCGGAGATCGAGCGGGAGTACGGCATCTACATCGAGGGCGACCTCTGCCCGTACTGCCGCCAGATGCTGCAGGACAAGTACGACGGCCGGATCGAGGACGTCATCGTGCAGCGCATCGTGTTCTCGGAGAAGAACCGCGTCGGCATCGGGACCTTCAGCCCGTCCGACCCGAAGAGCCAGGACATCTCCGAGCTCACCGGCTCGGTGGACCTGTCCACCATCGGCCAGTACGGGTCGGAGTCGGATCCCCGGGCGTACCGGTTCGACGGCGAGCTGAACATCGCCAACCGCGGCCTCATGGAGTTCATCGAGATGCTGAAGTCCGACGAGAAGTTCCTGTACGGGCTTCTCACCCTGTCCCAGGAGCAGAGCATCAAGACCGGCCGGTTCGCCATGATCTATGCCGATGAGTGCATCATCAGCCACACGAACGAGAACGAGTACAACGCCTTTGTCAACAACAAGAAGAACGAAGCCCTGAAGGATCGGATCATCCTGATCCGGGTGCCCTACAACCTGCGCGTCGACGACGAGGTCAAGATCTACGAGAAGCTCCTGCGGGAGAGCGGGGTCCGGGGCGTGCACATCGCGCCGTACACCCTCAAGGTCGCCAGCATCTTCGCGATCCTGACCCGCCTGGAGCCCTCCAAGAAGGCCGGCATGAGCCTGATGAAGAAGCTCAAGCTCTACAACGGGGAGTCGGTGGAGGGCTTCACGCGCAAGGACATCAAGGAGCTGCAGGAAGAGGCCGTCCGCGAAGGGATGATCGGCATCTCGCCCCGATACGTGATCAACCGCCTGTCCGCCGCGCTGGCGGACGACGACGTCCGCTGCCTCGGCCCACTGGACGCCCTGCGGGCGCTGAAGGACGGCTTCGAGCAGCACACCGGCATCACCCGGGAGGAGAAGGAGCAGTACCTCAACTTCATCTACGAGGCGCGCAAGGAGTACGACGAGATCGCCAAGAACGAGGTGCAGCGGGCCTTCGTGTACTCCTTCGAGGAGCAGGCGAAGGCGACGTGGGAGGCGTATCTCGACAACGTCGAGGCCTTCGTGAACAAGCAGAAGATCACCGACCCGATCACCGGCGAGGAGGTCGACCCCGACGAGAAGCTGATGCGCTCCATCGAGGAGCAGATCGGGGTCACGGAGAACGCGAAGAAGGCGTTCCGGGAGGAGATCCTCATCCGCATCTCCACCCTCGCCCGCAAGGGCCAGAAGTTCGACTACACCTCCCACGAGCGCCTGAAGGAGGCCATCGAGAAGAAGCTCTTCGCCGACCTCAAGAACGTGGTCAAGATGCTCACCAGCACGAAGACGCCGGACCCGGAGCAGCAGGAGAAGATCAACGAGGTCACGAACCGCCTGATCGAGAAGCACGGGTACTGCCAGGTGTGCGCCAACGAGCTTCTCCGGTACGTGGGCACGCTGCTGAGCCGGTAG
- a CDS encoding ABC transporter ATP-binding protein: MLEVENLEVFYGPVQALFGVSLRVEAGEIVTLVGRNGAGKSTLLRAISGLVPACGSVRFAGEELLGRAPEQIVRRGVAHVPEGRRIFPGLTVVENLQVAAYAVGAPEARVREDVGRVLDLFPGLRARSRSYGWSLSGGEQQMLAIGRGLMARPRLLLLDEPSLGLAPLLVDELFRTIGEIRSAGTAVLLAEQNAAMALALADRAYVLENGRITREGPGSELLQDEGVIAAYLGGGA, from the coding sequence GTGCTTGAGGTCGAGAACCTTGAGGTGTTTTACGGTCCCGTGCAGGCCCTCTTCGGTGTGTCGCTCCGGGTGGAGGCGGGGGAGATCGTCACCCTGGTGGGCCGGAACGGCGCCGGCAAGAGCACGCTCCTGCGGGCGATCTCGGGCCTGGTGCCCGCCTGTGGGTCCGTGCGCTTCGCCGGCGAGGAGCTCCTGGGGCGGGCGCCGGAGCAGATCGTCCGGCGGGGGGTCGCCCACGTGCCGGAGGGGCGGCGCATCTTCCCCGGGCTCACGGTGGTCGAGAACCTGCAGGTGGCGGCATACGCCGTCGGGGCGCCGGAGGCGCGGGTCCGTGAGGACGTGGGGCGCGTGCTGGACCTGTTCCCGGGCCTGCGGGCCCGCAGCCGGAGCTACGGGTGGTCGCTGTCGGGCGGGGAGCAGCAGATGCTGGCGATCGGCCGCGGCCTGATGGCTCGACCCCGGCTGCTCCTCCTCGACGAGCCTTCCCTCGGGCTGGCGCCCCTCCTGGTCGACGAGCTGTTCCGGACGATCGGCGAGATCCGCAGCGCCGGCACGGCGGTGCTCCTGGCCGAGCAGAACGCGGCCATGGCGCTCGCCCTGGCGGACCGGGCCTACGTGCTCGAGAACGGGCGGATCACCCGGGAAGGTCCGGGCAGCGAGCTCCTTCAGGACGAGGGCGTGATCGCGGCGTACCTGGGAGGCGGCGCGTAG
- a CDS encoding cupin domain-containing protein, with translation MSAEALPKIVEKPWGREIWYAVTDRYAGKVLEVRAGHALSLQYHRQKKETLYFRKGSGTLVLGDEEIPIRPDLSVTIEPGTRHRIVAATDLEILEVSTPELDDVVRLEDRYGRTAQP, from the coding sequence GTGAGCGCGGAAGCGCTGCCCAAGATCGTCGAGAAGCCCTGGGGCCGGGAGATCTGGTACGCGGTCACCGACCGCTACGCCGGCAAGGTGCTGGAGGTGCGCGCCGGGCACGCCCTGAGCCTCCAGTACCACCGGCAGAAGAAGGAGACCCTCTACTTCCGCAAGGGTTCGGGGACCCTGGTCCTCGGGGACGAGGAGATCCCCATCCGGCCGGACCTCTCCGTCACGATCGAGCCGGGCACCCGGCACCGGATCGTGGCGGCGACGGACCTGGAGATCCTCGAGGTGTCGACCCCGGAACTCGACGACGTCGTCCGGCTGGAGGACCGCTACGGGCGAACGGCGCAGCCGTAG
- a CDS encoding branched-chain amino acid ABC transporter permease, with translation MSASPTRPEALWLVALAGALVVPALAWAPYSQVLLNMAVINAINTVALYVLFGLTGILSVAQAAFWAIGAYTSAILTVDGHLPVWLGFVAAPAAAGLAGAALALPTLGLRSHYLTIATIGFAEVTRLVLVNWEPVTRGPSGISGIPAPSLGGLSLAPYRLYYYLGLALLVLVAVAVERLRRSRLGRGLEAVRDDELAAESSGIPAARLKVLAFSVSALLSGLAGALYAHLQRYVSPDAFTLDHTMQMLAMLMVGGRRSLGGAIAGAVLLTYLPEALRGLQDWYMAIYGGGLLAILVFLPGGLAGAAARVRVRRGRPA, from the coding sequence GTGAGCGCATCGCCGACAAGGCCTGAGGCGCTCTGGCTGGTCGCCCTCGCCGGGGCGCTCGTCGTCCCCGCGCTCGCCTGGGCGCCGTACAGCCAGGTCCTGCTCAACATGGCGGTCATCAACGCGATCAACACGGTGGCACTCTACGTCCTCTTCGGCCTGACCGGGATCCTCTCCGTGGCCCAGGCGGCCTTCTGGGCGATCGGCGCTTACACGTCGGCGATCCTCACCGTGGACGGGCATCTCCCCGTGTGGCTCGGCTTCGTCGCCGCGCCGGCGGCCGCTGGCCTGGCCGGCGCCGCCCTGGCCCTGCCGACCCTCGGGCTCCGGTCCCATTACCTCACGATCGCCACCATCGGCTTCGCCGAGGTGACCCGGCTGGTGCTGGTGAACTGGGAACCGGTCACCCGGGGGCCGTCCGGGATCTCGGGCATCCCCGCGCCGTCGCTCGGGGGGCTCAGCCTGGCGCCTTACCGCCTCTACTACTACCTCGGTCTCGCCCTGCTCGTCCTGGTGGCGGTGGCCGTGGAGCGGCTGCGCCGGTCCCGCCTGGGGCGGGGGCTCGAGGCCGTGCGGGACGACGAACTGGCGGCCGAGTCGAGCGGCATCCCCGCGGCCCGCCTCAAGGTGCTGGCCTTCTCCGTGTCGGCCCTCCTCAGCGGCCTGGCGGGGGCGCTCTACGCCCACCTGCAGCGGTACGTGAGCCCCGACGCCTTCACTCTCGACCACACGATGCAGATGCTCGCCATGCTCATGGTGGGCGGGCGCCGTTCCCTGGGCGGGGCCATCGCGGGCGCCGTGCTGCTCACCTACCTGCCCGAGGCGCTGCGCGGCCTGCAGGACTGGTACATGGCGATCTACGGCGGGGGCCTCCTGGCGATCCTGGTCTTCCTGCCCGGCGGACTGGCCGGCGCCGCGGCCCGCGTGCGGGTGCGAAGGGGGCGACCCGCATGA
- a CDS encoding vitamin K epoxide reductase family protein — translation MRVGWAVAATSLAGAAVSGYLLWHKLTGGPVLCLAGGGCRAVNASPWAQLFGIPVAGVGLAVYLALTLLGVLWARSGGAGGWAALGAFGLALGGFLYSAYLTWVEAAVLHAYCSWCLLSAGLMTLDLVLVGGGLLLPGR, via the coding sequence ATGCGGGTCGGCTGGGCCGTCGCCGCGACCAGCCTGGCCGGGGCGGCCGTCTCTGGCTACCTCCTGTGGCACAAGCTCACGGGGGGCCCCGTGCTGTGCCTGGCGGGGGGCGGCTGCAGGGCCGTCAACGCGAGCCCGTGGGCCCAGCTGTTCGGAATCCCCGTCGCGGGGGTGGGGCTGGCGGTCTACCTGGCGCTGACCCTGCTCGGCGTCCTCTGGGCCCGGTCCGGCGGGGCGGGCGGCTGGGCGGCGCTCGGCGCCTTCGGGCTGGCCCTGGGCGGCTTCCTGTACTCGGCCTACCTCACCTGGGTCGAGGCCGCCGTCCTGCACGCCTACTGCAGCTGGTGCCTCCTCTCGGCGGGGCTCATGACGCTGGATCTGGTGCTGGTGGGCGGGGGCCTCCTCCTCCCCGGCCGGTGA